One genomic segment of Candidatus Methylomirabilota bacterium includes these proteins:
- a CDS encoding thiolase family protein has protein sequence MREAVVVASSRTPLAKSFRGSFNVTRPDELAAHIIRDALGKVPQLDPREIADVILGCGQPHGSQGHNVARVAALRAGLPVTIPGTTVNRFCSSGLQAIAMAAHLILQEGVEAAIGGGVESITMMKRDNDPNPWVKEHYPGLYMVMGDTAEVVAKRYKISRLAQDQYALLSQQRTAHAQEAGFFKEELAPMHVTRGIVDKKTGEIAGHEDHYVDRDECNRPDTTLEGLQTLPPHFDKESGQGTVTAGNSSQLSDGASATLLMSRPRAEALGIRPKLVFRGFAVAGCAPEEMGIGPVFAVPKLLERHGLRIQDIGLWELNEAFASQVVYCRDRLGLDPDKLNVNGGSISIGHPFGMTGSRMVGTLANEMLRRRARYGVVTMCVGGGQGAAGLFEACL, from the coding sequence ATGAGAGAAGCGGTCGTCGTCGCCAGCTCGCGGACGCCCCTGGCCAAGTCCTTCCGCGGCTCCTTCAACGTCACGCGGCCCGACGAGCTGGCCGCCCACATCATCCGCGATGCCCTCGGCAAGGTCCCGCAGCTCGACCCGCGCGAGATCGCGGACGTGATCCTCGGTTGCGGCCAGCCTCACGGCTCCCAGGGCCACAACGTCGCGCGCGTCGCCGCGCTGCGGGCCGGCCTGCCCGTCACCATCCCCGGCACCACGGTCAACCGCTTCTGCTCCTCGGGGCTCCAGGCGATCGCGATGGCCGCGCACCTGATCCTCCAGGAGGGCGTGGAGGCGGCCATCGGCGGCGGCGTGGAGTCCATCACGATGATGAAGCGCGACAACGACCCGAACCCGTGGGTGAAGGAGCACTACCCCGGGCTCTACATGGTCATGGGCGACACGGCCGAGGTCGTCGCCAAGCGCTACAAGATCAGCCGTCTCGCCCAGGACCAGTACGCGCTGCTGAGCCAGCAGCGCACCGCCCACGCCCAGGAGGCCGGGTTCTTCAAGGAAGAGCTGGCGCCGATGCACGTCACGCGCGGCATCGTCGACAAGAAGACGGGCGAGATCGCCGGCCACGAGGACCACTACGTCGACCGGGACGAGTGCAATCGGCCCGACACGACGCTGGAGGGGCTGCAGACCCTCCCGCCCCACTTCGACAAGGAGAGCGGCCAGGGGACGGTAACGGCCGGGAACTCCTCGCAGCTCTCCGACGGCGCGTCGGCGACGCTCCTCATGTCGCGCCCGCGCGCCGAAGCTCTTGGCATCCGCCCGAAGCTCGTCTTCCGCGGCTTCGCCGTCGCCGGCTGCGCGCCGGAGGAGATGGGGATCGGCCCCGTCTTCGCGGTGCCGAAGCTCCTCGAGCGCCACGGCCTCCGGATCCAGGACATCGGCCTCTGGGAGCTCAACGAAGCCTTCGCCTCCCAGGTCGTCTACTGCCGCGACCGGCTCGGGCTCGACCCCGACAAACTGAACGTCAACGGCGGCTCGATCTCCATCGGGCATCCCTTCGGCATGACGGGCTCGCGCATGGTGGGCACGCTGGCCAACGAGATGCTCCGCCGCCGGGCGCGCTACGGCGTGGTCACGATGTGCGTCGGCGGCGGCCAGGGCGCGGCCGGCCTGTTCGAGGCGTGCCTTTGA
- a CDS encoding aminopeptidase P N-terminal domain-containing protein, which translates to MTPFDLAPFLDRRQRFAEAIGDALAIIPGAQEAPRNGDVLYEFRQSSDFFFLTGFDEPDAVAVFNPQHAKERVVLFVRSRDREAEIWTGRRAGVEGAVAIYGADAAYPIAHLDEKLREYLLERPTLYYRLGHPVHDARITRLIAELRAARTRGYPTPTRIEDPGPILHEMRLRRSPAELGWQRRACAISREAHAEAMRVARPGLWEYQVQAALEFVFRAHGSPRNAYPSIVASGPNACILHYHENSRRLEAADLVLIDAGCEYGYHASDITRTFPSSGRFTPPQRTIYELVLGAQLAALEAARPGRRLEAVHEAARRVLTEGLVALGLLPRGVEDSLAMHHYREFFMHGTSHWLGMDVHDVGDYRVNGESRVLEPGMVFTIEPGLYIDPEQDTATFHLREYNEHEMWERRYRLGAAAARQLEEEEKAKAGTSVHPIPREFRGIGVRIEDDVLVTADGCEVLTAGTPKTVEEIERVCAEAPRYTRRSLP; encoded by the coding sequence GTGACACCCTTCGACCTCGCCCCCTTTCTCGACCGGCGGCAACGCTTCGCCGAGGCCATCGGGGACGCCCTGGCCATCATCCCCGGCGCCCAGGAAGCGCCCCGCAACGGCGACGTGCTGTACGAGTTCCGCCAGTCCTCGGACTTCTTTTTCCTCACCGGCTTCGACGAGCCGGATGCCGTCGCCGTCTTCAACCCGCAGCACGCCAAGGAGCGGGTCGTCCTGTTCGTGCGGTCGCGCGACCGCGAGGCGGAGATCTGGACTGGCCGGCGGGCCGGCGTCGAGGGCGCCGTCGCCATCTACGGGGCCGACGCCGCCTACCCGATCGCCCACCTCGACGAGAAGCTGCGCGAGTACCTCCTCGAGCGGCCGACGCTCTACTACCGCCTGGGCCACCCGGTCCACGACGCCCGGATCACGCGGCTCATCGCCGAGCTGCGCGCGGCACGCACCCGCGGCTATCCCACGCCCACCCGCATCGAGGACCCGGGCCCGATCCTCCACGAGATGCGCCTGCGGCGCTCGCCCGCCGAGCTCGGTTGGCAGCGCCGGGCCTGCGCGATCAGCCGCGAGGCCCACGCCGAGGCGATGCGGGTGGCACGGCCCGGCCTCTGGGAGTACCAGGTGCAGGCGGCGCTGGAGTTCGTCTTCCGCGCCCACGGCTCGCCCCGTAACGCCTACCCCTCCATCGTGGCCTCCGGGCCCAACGCGTGCATCCTGCACTACCACGAAAACTCCCGTCGCCTGGAGGCCGCCGACCTCGTCCTGATCGACGCCGGCTGCGAGTACGGCTACCACGCCTCCGACATCACGCGCACGTTCCCCTCCAGCGGACGCTTCACGCCGCCGCAGCGGACGATCTACGAGCTCGTCCTGGGGGCCCAGCTGGCCGCCCTGGAGGCCGCCCGGCCGGGCCGGCGGCTGGAGGCGGTCCACGAGGCGGCCCGGCGGGTCCTCACCGAGGGCCTGGTCGCGCTGGGGCTCCTTCCCCGCGGGGTGGAGGACTCGCTGGCCATGCACCACTACCGCGAGTTCTTCATGCACGGCACCAGCCACTGGCTCGGCATGGACGTGCACGACGTCGGCGACTATCGGGTGAACGGCGAGTCGCGCGTCCTCGAGCCGGGCATGGTCTTCACCATCGAGCCGGGCCTCTACATCGATCCGGAGCAGGACACGGCGACCTTCCACCTGCGCGAGTACAACGAGCACGAGATGTGGGAGCGCCGCTACCGCCTGGGCGCCGCCGCCGCCCGGCAGTTGGAGGAGGAGGAGAAGGCCAAGGCCGGGACGAGCGTCCATCCGATCCCCCGGGAGTTCCGCGGCATCGGCGTGCGCATCGAGGACGACGTGCTGGTCACCGCCGACGGCTGCGAGGTGCTCACCGCCGGCACCCCCAAGACCGTCGAGGAGATCGAGCGCGTCTGCGCCGAGGCCCCGCGGTACACTCGGCGAAGCCTCCCCTGA
- the nudC gene encoding NAD(+) diphosphatase: MTPETVYLPFNRDCLGEAFLPAKRGAKPPEPRGHWLIVQEQGLIVSTDGRELSLPGGDCPAGLRGTLPEPLWLGTFRGTPCWVTSLPRDAQVPAGFHRETLVPMQGTRLPDDLLSLGGMAMQALWWESTSGHCPRCGERTERIENEWGKRCPRCHYEHYPHLHPAVIVLVRDGDRVLLARKAAWAPGRYALVAGFVDNGESLEGAVRREVKEEVGVDVKDVQYVGSQNWPFPSQLMVGFVASYAGGEITLDPEELEDARWFPRDDLPQGPARHSIAGFIIEHYARCA, from the coding sequence ATGACGCCCGAGACGGTCTATCTGCCGTTCAACCGCGACTGCCTCGGCGAGGCCTTCCTGCCCGCCAAGCGCGGCGCCAAGCCGCCGGAGCCGCGCGGCCACTGGCTGATCGTCCAGGAGCAGGGGCTGATCGTCTCCACCGACGGGCGCGAGCTGTCGCTGCCGGGCGGCGACTGTCCCGCGGGTCTCCGCGGCACGCTCCCGGAGCCGCTGTGGCTGGGGACGTTCCGGGGCACCCCGTGCTGGGTGACGAGCCTCCCCCGGGACGCCCAGGTGCCGGCGGGCTTCCACCGCGAGACGCTGGTGCCGATGCAGGGCACGAGGCTGCCCGACGACCTGCTCTCGCTCGGGGGCATGGCGATGCAGGCGCTCTGGTGGGAGAGCACCAGCGGCCACTGCCCGCGCTGCGGCGAGCGGACGGAGCGGATCGAGAACGAATGGGGCAAGCGCTGCCCCCGTTGCCACTACGAGCATTACCCGCATCTGCATCCCGCGGTCATCGTCCTGGTGCGCGACGGCGACCGCGTGCTGCTGGCCCGCAAGGCCGCCTGGGCGCCGGGGCGCTACGCGCTGGTGGCGGGGTTCGTGGACAACGGCGAGTCGCTCGAAGGCGCCGTGCGGCGCGAGGTGAAGGAAGAGGTCGGCGTGGACGTCAAGGACGTCCAGTACGTCGGCAGCCAGAACTGGCCGTTTCCCAGCCAGCTCATGGTCGGCTTCGTCGCCAGCTACGCGGGCGGGGAGATCACGCTCGACCCCGAGGAACTGGAGGACGCGCGCTGGTTCCCTCGCGACGACCTGCCCCAAGGCCCCGCCCGTCACAGCATCGCCGGGTTCATCATCGAGCATTACGCCCGATGCGCCTAG